TAAAGTTTAggattaataatttttttggtatctaggttttaatgtttttattttttcactagtacaaatctagtacctcacaTATAGGAAAAAACGGAATTACTACCTCCGTTAGTTTCCGTCAATTCTCCATTAATAGAAGTCCACGTGTCACTCTCATAATACGCCACtgtgtcctaaaaaaataattttttttttttaaaaaaagtgaaaataatgaTAAACCCGTAACCAAACATACTTCTTCTCCGCTGTTCTTCTCATCTCTCCCTCAACAATgcccaaaattaaatttttgcaaAGGTAATAATTTGAAAGAGCGGAGAAGAAATTATGGGTACATCCATAATCTGATTTCACTTCCAAGGACGGGGAAgataaaatagaagaagaagaagctgggTCTAATGGCGGCGGTGGTGGTGATGATTTGGGGAATGATCGAAAACCCATATTTAGTATCAGAATTTTCACTCGTTTTGCCCCTTGCTTACCTCTTTGGGTGGTGGATCTGAGGTTGGATTCCACAGTTGAATTGAACTAAGCCAATCTGAAAGTGCTTCTAATGTTAATGATGGGAGAGTCGGCAGTGTGCCGGAAATGTTACCGGAAAGTGCTTCTACAACCCATTTCATATATGTTTGGCCATGATTCCGGGCTGTGGAGTGTGCAGAGAAGGCCAAGCTGAATCAACCGCTCCATATTCGATAGCCTGTAAGACCCATCTTGTAACCGGTTATCCCCTGCTTGCAGAAGCTTTCCTTCATCACATAGACTTCGGATCCAGTCGAGCAAAATTATTGTACTGAATCGATAAACTCAATACAGCACTAGCCTCACAAAGCTCCCCGCTATCAGTGAGGACTGAAGTTGAAAAGTTGGGTATAAGGGTATACAATTCAATGGGGAAGTTTGAATGGGTAAACGAAAGTGGACGGCAAAGAAGGAAACGGCATGTTTGAAAATCTGGAAATTGGTAATATGAATAATGGTGTAAAAGATCACAAAACCCAAATGCAATGGTGAATGAGAACATAGAAGGTGAAAAGCAATCAAATTTATCCATGATAAAGAACTGTCTACTACTATTCAACGCCAGATCATTCAAAGCCGttgaaggaatatatatatgaactctGGGGCTTCACCAAAATTTCTTTGCTGTCAACATAAACGAAGAAAAGCGAACCCCAGAAGCCGATTTACAAATTATTACCTTtggaaaaatttaattttgggcATTGTTGAGGGAGATGGGAAGAACAGCGGAGAAGAAGAAGTAGGTTTGGTTACGGGtttatcattattttcattattattattattattattattattttttaaggtttagttttttttttttaattaatattttttttaggacactTGGCGTATTATAAGAGTACCCTGTGGACTTCCGTTAATGAGGGACTGACGGAAACTAACAGAGGTAATGATTCCGTCTTTTCTCATATGTGAGGCATTAGATTCATCTGGTTTTAAAactcaagaaaaataataaaaatattaaaactcaaataccaaaaaagCTATTACCCCTAAAGTTTAACTTTGTAGGAATTCTATGTATCTTGacaataaactaaaaaatttataaaaagaaacatTAAGAGGCTCCAACCCATTATGCATTGAAAAGATGAACAAAATATGCAAATGTCGGTGCTATCGTGGCATTGATATTAAAGTTAATTCTCAAAAGGTAATAAGAAAGTGTTACTCCCACTTAAGTCATAGTTTTCGTGAAATGTCAACACTTGCAAGAGAGAATGAGATGATGTAGGAATATGCCAATAAATGTTCTTAAAAATTATTGAAGGATTTGCGCAAAAAAgcgagagaaaaaaaagaggctGTTATTCTAGCGGAGTGGAGGGTCAATTAGAGGTCCAATATGAAGTTGATAATAATGTTTGAGTCCAGTGAAGATGTAACTTCACAAGCCATATGTGGGATTAAAACATAACCTATATTTGGACATCTAAAAAGAAGGTTGAAAGATGCACTAGAACAACGAAAAAGTTTTAAATCTCAAACCAAAACAACACTGGCTTCTAGTTGTGTTAATGACTTCAGTAGGAGGCTCATGATGCAAGGCAAGTTCAATCACTTAATATTTAAGATATGTTTggacaaccaaaaaaaaaaaaccttggcAGTTTTTTGGATTGGACAACCCAAAAACtatcacaaaatatttaaatataatattcaaGGTTCCGCTTAGAGGTAAAGTACTTTTTGttacctttctttcttttttttttcttttttttttttattggtaaacATTTGTTACTTAGATACATACTTCCACTGACTACTCTATCTTGTACTTGTTCAGAAACAGAAGGAGACATATCAACAACTTAAATTTGTTTCCACATTAATTATAATCATACTTTCCTTAAACTGTAggatatacaaaaaatatatatatatatattttcatccACTGCTTCTTTTTTCCTGTTCTCACTTGAGTATTAGAcaaactaataataatttaaaatcaGGATCATTGAATTCTATTGTACGCCTTTTATCTGTTCATAAAATGCCCACAACAGAACACCAATCACAGTGTCTCTAACCAAACCCTTAAGAAGACTATCAAGCCACCTATTGGAGCCATCACCATCTGGCCTCTTACCTGCAAGGTCCCGAAACCGCAAGTTTCCCTGGTCTGATACAAGTGCATATATCACACCATTCATGTGGCCCTTTCCAATCACCCCCACCACTCTTTTACTATTATTCACAGCTTTGCTCCGCTTTAGTGACCATGCAAGGTACTGCAAAAGCAGCAAGCATATATCTCTTAGATGGCTGATTATAGGCCTCAGGAAAGTGAAGTAGAAACATATTGATTTCGTTTTATTACATCATTCATGCATAAAAACCAAAACTATATATAGGTTTCAAACTTGTtcatgaactttttttttcctcaaagcTTTTAAATCAATGAGAATGTATCCATCTGTCTCAGAGTTAAAGGACATTTCAGGTATCTAGTGGTGGCTGTGAACTACTTACTGTGTCTCGTTCGTGTATAAGAGGCTGCAGGAGTgatggatatgaaaaacttagcTGCTCGTAGAGCTGCAAGGTGCCATCATCTGAACTTGGTACCTGCAATAGGTTGTAGATATTTCAAATGGAAGAATTATATTATTGTCACCATGTTGATGAACTATGGTCTAAAATGCACTGGGTGGATATTACAGCCAACTCTAATTTTACATCTGAGAGCTCATAACTTTTTCTTAATGCTTTTGATTTCCATTACTGTTGCACTCCATGCTATTTTGTAGATCCTGTTCACATTGATTATTCCCTTTTAAAGGCTTCCTCTCCTACTTCAAAGCAGAGCAATTTGCAACTATTCTATCATTCCTTTCCCTAGGGACACTGACACAGTGTCAGCTTTTACTAAGGTACCACCTTAAGAGGGCGGGTACCACTACTAGGGTTGTCGACATATGAGGCTATATAGCTTTTCAACATTGGTTAGGAATCATTATATCATCAATTTCCCTCTCTTCTATAATCAGTCAATAATGACAACCACCAGGTCAAACAAATGTCATGGAGATGATGTACAACAATTTCTGTAACCAACCCCAAATCAGTGGACCAAAGGCTTTCTCAAGTTCAATATATGAAAGTAGATGATCCAAAGACTTAAAGTCATCACTCCATAATATTTCCAAACTCAAAAGTAGGAATAGGAACAGTAACAACCAGGAGATTAtgcagaataaaaaataaatagcataCCAGTTTGATTTTgggaaagtatatatataatgtcataTAAAACCAAACTTTCTGAGGAAActtaagaaaataatgatgCAGAAATCTCTATACcatgaatctctctctctctctctctctctctccttatcAAACTTTAACAAGGAACAAATTGGATCATCCAGGTAACAAATAAACCGAGGTAAGAAATCAACCTTGAGACTTTTCCTAGACATATCAGATGATGATGTTATCCCGCGAATAACTGAGCTCACTAAACTCAGTTTCTTAGTCCATGTCAGAGAATTCCAAGCCCTTTCAAGCTGCAAGAACACAAACGAGGCAAACTGAAACTCTGTTATTtggaaaattatataaacacacaaaaatccagcttttagaaagaaatacaaataaatattctaaatattgtGCATAATTGCTAAAATAGCAACCAATAGGACTGGAAATAGGAGTTAAATTTACTAATGTAGAACCTAACTTgcatattttcatataatttgatCACACTGTCTCATGTGTATGTAAGACTTAACACGTATGTACATACCGTTATCTCAATTGGCCGATCCCCCAAAACAATTTGTGCGCCAACTTCTTCAGATACTTTTCGAGCAGCACGGAACTAAATTTGAGAGAACAATTTTGTAGATTATAATGccataaacaaacaaattttatgcTGTTCCTTAAGTACTTGATGGGTATTTTTTACTTAAATCAACTACCTCATCACCAAAAGGGCGGTTGATATCTGATGAGATTTTTGAGGAAAAAACTGCCAGCAGTAGACGTAGTGCTAGAGCGGTTTGACCACCTGCCATTTGGATATTCAGTAAACAATTTCGTAAGCAcataatcaaaataaagaacAACTTATTAGTGCTTACCCAAGTTTATGCTACGGCCAACAGCACCAAAAAACCCAGTCCCAgtcaaagaaaacatatttgaaCGTAATTGTTGGCCAAGCTCGTCTTCATTGGAAGTGTACATAATTCCAGCTCTGAAAATGAACCCTGCAACAATTGAAGTTAAGATGTGGATTGAAgataaacaaatttaaatcaTGTTACTTCTTATTGCAAAATCAATTTAATGCAATTTCCAGATAAAGTGTCTCttgaattcaaaaaatattaagttCGTCTATCTAATTGACCTGCATATATAGAACCAACTTCCTGCATAACTGTTGGTTCCTTCTCTTGACATCAGTTCTATGTTACAGGTAAGTGTAAAAGGTTTTCTAAGACACGTGTTTGCACCACTTTTGTTGCAAACTCATACCCATTTCATCAAATTCAAGCAGAGTGATGCAAGATGTCTGAAGAGCAATAGGCGTTGCCCCTGAACTGTGTCGTATATGGAGGAAGATTTACAGTAAGGCTAGCCTAGTTAGGATGGTTATTGTAAATTGTGTTGGATGTGTGAGAGCTAATGGTTCTACTTCTAGATAACAAGTGGAGGGCATTAATGCCTATTGtcaatttgttaattatttggcGGCATCAAAGACAGTGGATAAGTAACAGTGACATATAGATCATAGATGGGCATGTGCATTTACAGGAAGAGCAGTGCGACTGAAGGTGTGatttcttggaatttttttacCTCCATATTTAGTGAAAATTCATCAGACTCTTTTGC
This window of the Corylus avellana chromosome ca5, CavTom2PMs-1.0 genome carries:
- the LOC132182398 gene encoding uncharacterized protein LOC132182398 isoform X1, which translates into the protein METLKSIFSIFTTNPFLLPTKSLKPSKVSIKPPPPDFDFRTEISDDSVAIIAQTHPELLDLAQNGSLVLIEKRRYGPVPAWRTEFVEPEAIWLVGTTHISQESAVDVERVVRALKPDNVVVELCRSRAGIMYTSNEDELGQQLRSNMFSLTGTGFFGAVGRSINLGGQTALALRLLLAVFSSKISSDINRPFGDEFRAARKVSEEVGAQIVLGDRPIEITLERAWNSLTWTKKLSLVSSVIRGITSSSDMSRKSLKVPSSDDGTLQLYEQLSFSYPSLLQPLIHERDTYLAWSLKRSKAVNNSKRVVGVIGKGHMNGVIYALVSDQGNLRFRDLAGKRPDGDGSNRWLDSLLKGLVRDTVIGVLLWAFYEQIKGVQ
- the LOC132182398 gene encoding uncharacterized protein LOC132182398 isoform X2, which encodes MWSWSYAEAGFIFRAGIMYTSNEDELGQQLRSNMFSLTGTGFFGAVGRSINLGGQTALALRLLLAVFSSKISSDINRPFGDEFRAARKVSEEVGAQIVLGDRPIEITLERAWNSLTWTKKLSLVSSVIRGITSSSDMSRKSLKVPSSDDGTLQLYEQLSFSYPSLLQPLIHERDTYLAWSLKRSKAVNNSKRVVGVIGKGHMNGVIYALVSDQGNLRFRDLAGKRPDGDGSNRWLDSLLKGLVRDTVIGVLLWAFYEQIKGVQ